The DNA segment GCGCTGATTGCGAAGATACATTTCCATTAAAAAGTTGTTTTTCTGTTCGCCTCGCCCAGTAAAAACGATCGACTCATCAAAATCTTGTGAATTTATTGAGACTAGAATACTATCATTCTTGTCAAAGTAAACATATTGATATTCAGGCTCATGTACAAAACTATACAACCCTGGTGCGAGCGAATCAAACTTTTTGAAAAATCTATTGTTTTCATTAAGTTTTAAAGTGTCTATAACTTTGGTATCCTTGTATAAAAGTATGTATGGATTTTGCGGATTTTGAACCTCGCCGCCAAAGTAGGCAGTATAGTCATTTTTCCCGTATTTTTCGCTACAGCAAGAGAAGCAAAAGATAGATAGTAGGCCAAGTAATATGAAAAAAGTTTTGGAACTTAGTATGTTATGTAGAGCTGTCATTATGACAAATGTATCTGTACTAGGTAAATTTTGCTGTTAAGGCATCGTTAAATTAGTTTTTGAATAATCTAAGGAGCAAGGTAGGTTAAAAATGTCGTGGAAATTTTGTACTTTTGTGCGAATTTTTAATAAAAATATTTTAGATGCTATCAGTTAATAATTTATCGGTACAATTTGGTAAAAGAATTCTTTTTGACGAAGTGAACACATCGTTTGTTCATGGAAACATTTATGGAGTTATTGGTGCCAATGGTGCTGGAAAATCTACTTTCTTGAAAATTCTCGCTGGAGAAATGGATCCAACTTCTGGACAAGTTCACTTAGAAGCAGGGAAGAGGATGTCTGTCCTAAATCAGAATCACAATATGTTTGACGATCATACGGTTTTAGAAACTGTGATGATGGGAAATAAAGAACTATTTTCTGTAAAAAAGGAAATGGACGATACTTACTTAAAAGAAGACTTTAGCGATAAAGATGGAGAAAGAGTAGGAGAGCTTCAAGTAATTTTTGAAGCAATGAATGGTTGGAACGCAGATTCTGACGCAGCTTCCATGCTTTCTAATTTAGGAATTACAGAAGACTACCATTATACTAATATGGGCGATCTTGATTCTAAACTTAAAGTACGTGTGCTACTTGCGCAAGCTTTGTTTGGTAATCCTGATGTTCTAATTATGGATGAGCCTACCAACGATTTGGATTTTGAAACAATCGCATGGTTAGAAGATTTCTTAGCCAATTATGAAAATACGGTCATTGTTGTTTCGCATGATAGACACTTTCTAGATGCTGTATGTACTCATATTTCTGATATCGATTTTAGTAAAATAAATCATTATTCTGGAAACTATACTTTCTGGTATGAATCAAGTCAGCTTGCCGCAAAACAGCGAGCGCAACAGAACAAAAAAGCAGAAGAGAAGAAGCAAGAACTTGAAGAATTTATTCGACGATTTTCTGCCAACGTTGCCAAGTCTAAGCAAGCAACATCAAGAAAGAAAATGATCAGCAAATTAAACATTTCTGATATTAAACCTTCAAGTAGAAGATATCCAGCGATTATTTTTGATCAGGAACGTGAAGCTGGCGACCAGATTTTAAATGTTAAAGATTTATCTGCTTCTACAGAAGGTGATATTCTTTTCAAGAATGTGGATTTGAATATGGCAAAAGGCGATAAAATTGTTCTATTTAGTAAAGATTCTCGTGCTACAACAGCATTTTATCAAATTCTGAATAATTATCAAGAAGCAGACAGTGGAACTGTAGATTGGGGAATTACTACCAATCAAGCTTATTTGCCAGCAGACAATCATGAGTATTTTGAAAATGATCTTACGCTTGTAGATTGGTTAAGACAGTATGCAAAAACCGAAGAAGAGCGTGACGAGGTTTTCATTAGAGGGTTTTTGGGGAAAATGATATTCTCTGGTGAAGAGGCACTTAAAACTTCAAGAGTTCTTTCTGGTGGAGAAAAAGTTCGTTGTATGCTTTCGCGAATGATGATGGAGCGCGCTAATGTATTGATGCTCGACGAACCTACAAATCACTTAGACCTTGAATCGATTACAGCTTTTAACAACTCACTTAAAAACTTTAAAGGTTCGGTGATTTTTACTACTCATGATCATGAGTTTGCACAAACAGTTGGTAACAGAGTTGTGGAGCTTACGCCAAATGGTGTTATTGACAGATATATGACATTTGACGAATATCTCGACGATGAAAAAGTTCAGGAGTTGCGTATTAAAATGTACAAAACAAACTAATAAAAAAAACCACATTTCTCAATGTGGTTTTTCTTTTAATAAGTAATCGGGTTTAGATTAATTATAGAATTAAATGATGATTTGGTTAGAATCGGCTTTGATTGGTAAAATCTTTTTTGATTGGTGTTTTTAAATTATATAATTTTTTTCTACTTTCTAAATTTATTAATTAGCCAAATTACTAATACAACTACAGCAATTACTAAGAAAATTCCAACACCCATGCCTGCTTGAAAAATATCTCCAATTACTTCACAGCTGCTTACTGTAAATAAAACTACCATTAGTAGTAGTGCTCTGTTTAAATAAGTTTTCATAATGATAAGTTTTATTATTATTGGTTTATGTTTTTTTGTCTGATGTAAAATTGCATAATTTTAACATGAATCGCTTTACATCATTTGTCAGAATACTTATATAATTTTAAATAGTACGTTTTTTCGGACTATCGGATATAATAATGCCTGCAAACTTTACGGAAGAATTAAAAATTGCTATTTTTACATTCTCAACAAGCACTTATTATGACTCATAAAGTCCTGCTAAATTCCAAAGCAATCCATATTATCCTGCATCGCTTGGCGTGCGAATTAATTGAAAATCATTTAGATTTCAGCCAAACCATATTAATTGGTATTCAGCCTCGAGGTGCCTTTCTTGCTGATCGGCTGAAGTACATTCTTGAAAATGAATATGATATTCCGAAAATCCAGTTGGGTTATTTGGATATTACTTTTTTTAGAGATGATTTTCGACGAACTGATAAGCCTCTTGAAGCAAATGTTACCGAACTTAATTTTGAATTAGAAAATAAAAAAGTAGTCTTTATTGACGATGTTTTGTACACTGGCCGAAGTATAAGGTCGGCATTGACTGCCATTCAATCTTTTGGCAGACCTTCAGAAATTGAGCTATTAGTATTAATTGATAGACGTTTTAGTAGGCATTTACCCATACAGCCAGATTATAGGGGCAGGCAGGTCGATGCATTTAATGATGAGAAAGTCAAAGTGATTTGGGCCGATACACAAGAGCAGCAAGACAGTGTATTGCTAGTAAATAATAAGAATAATTAGAAAATGAGCGAACTAACCGTAAATCATTTATTAGGAATAAAATATATTACCAAAGATGATATCAATCTGATCTTTGAAACTGCTGATCATTTTAAGGAAGTTATCAACAGACCAATTAAAAAAGTACCCTCGTTACGAGACATTACAATTGCGAATATATTTTTTGAAAATAGTACTCGTACCAAGCTGTCATTTGAACTAGCTCAAAAACGACTTTCGGCTGATGTTATTAGTTTTTCGGCTGCACAATCGTCGGTAAAAAAGGGAGAAACTTTAATAGATACGGTCAATAATATTCTTTCGATGAAAGTAGATATGGTTGTAATGAGGCATTCAGCGCCTGGTGCTGCTGTGTTTTTATCACAAAACGTCAAGGCAAGCATTGTCAATGCTGGTGATGGCGCACATGAGCATCCTACACAAGCGTTGCTAGATGCATTTACAATTCGAGAAAATCTTGGCGAAGTGGCAGGTAAAAAAGTAGTAATTGTAGGTGATGTGCTCCATTCCAGAGTTGCCCTATCTAATATATTTGCATTGCAGAAGTTAGGAGCAGAGGTCAAGGTTTGTGGACCAAAGACATTGATTCCTAAATATATTGAAAGTCTCGGCGTAACGGTTGAGCCTAATTTGCGCAAAGCATTAGAATGGTGCGATGTTGCCAATATGCTACGTGTTCAGAACGAACGTATGGACGTAAATTATTTTCCATCTACCAGAGAATATGCACAGCAATACGGAGTTGATAAAGCATTATTAGATTCGTTAAATAAGAAAATTATTGTAATGCATCCAGGACCAATTAATCGTGGTGTGGAAATTACAAGTGATGTTGCCGATTCACAACAGTCGGTAATTTTAAATCAGGTTGAGAATGGTGTTGCAGTCAGAATGGCGGTTATATATCTTCTTGCCTCAAAAATTAAACAATAATGACCACAGAAATAACAGATAATATAACTTTTGCAACAACCGATAAAGAAAATATGGAGCAATCGGTGAGTAGTATTTTGGCTTTCGCCGAAAGAGGAATCACTACACATTTGATTCTTAATTTACTCTCGGTTGATGATATAAATATTAAAAATCTCAAAAATTTGAAGCCATTAGCAAAAATGTACAAAAAAGCTAATAAATCTCTTGTCATTGTTTGCCAAGATATTGACTTTACCGAAGTTCCTGAATTTATTAATGTAGTTCCTACGATAATTGAAGCAAATGATATTATAGCAATGGAAGATATTGAGCGTGATCTAGGATTCTAAAGTACTTATTATGATATAAATTCACTTTATGAAGTTGACAATTTTGGGCTGCTATGCAGCAACACCGCGCACTTTTACAAACCCTACATCTCAGGTTTTAGATATTGCTAATCATCTCTTTCTAATAGACTGCGCCGAAGGTACACAGGTGCAGCTTAGAAAAAATAAAATTAAATTTTCTAGAATCAACCATATATTCATTTCTCATCTTCATGGCGACCATGTTTATGGTCTTATCGGTCTTATTTCGAGCTTTATGCTTTTAAAACGTCAGAATGACCTTAATATCTATGGCCCTAAGGGAATTAAAGAAATGATTACCATTCAATTAAGATTATCTGGATCGTGGACATCTTACGGTTTATTCTTCCACGAATTAGAATCTACACAAAGTCAAATTGTCTACGAAGATGATAAGGTACTTGTAAGTACAATTCCGCTTCAACACCGTATTTATACCAATGGATACCGCTTTAGCGAAAAGCTAGGACTTCGCAAACTCAACATTGACGCCGCTCAAAATTATGAAGTAGATCCTCTCTATTATAGAAATATTACACTTGGCAAAGACGTACTTTTGGATAATGGAACAGTAATTTCTAACAGATATTTGACTTTTGAAGCAACTCCTCCAAAGCATTATGCCTTTTGCTCAGACACTCTCTATACAGAAACGATCATTCCGCTGATTGAAGGAGTTGATGCTTTGTACCACGAGTCTACATTTCTAAATTCTGAAGAGAGATTAGCTGAAATTACAATGCACAGCACCGCACAACAAGCTGGAAAAATTGCAAAATTAGCAAATGTAAAAAAGTTAATCTTAGGGCATTATTCTACACGGTACGAGTCAATAACTCCATTTCTAGAACAGGCAAAACTAGAATTCGAAAATGTTGAACTTGCCGATGACGGTAAGAGTTTTGAATTTTAATAATTACTAATAGATGATATATTTATGTTGTTTTACTTAAATTAAAAGTTACCATGAAAGATCTAAATGATTACCGTAAATCGTACACCAAAGGAGATTTAAACGAAAAAGATTTAAGTACAAATCCATTTAAATTGTTTGAAAAATGGTTTTTAGAAACAGAGTCTCAAATAGGAAATCTTGAGGTTAATGCAATGACTATTGCCACTATTGGAAAAGATGGATTTCCAAAATCTAGAGTTGTATTATTGAAAAGTTACTCGGAAGATGGATTTATTTTTTTTACAAATTATAAATCAGACAAAGGTCGCGCAATCGCAAATAATCCACACGTTTGTTTATCCTTTTTTTGGGGATCTACCGAGAGGCAGGTAATCATAAAGGGGATTGCCGAGAAAATTAGCCAAGAAGAGTCTACCTCCTATTTTTTGTCAAGACCGAGAGGGAGTCAGATTGGTGCAATTGCATCCCATCAAAGTGAGAAAATTAGTTCGAGAGCGGTTTTAGATGATGCTGTGGCTGAGGTAGAGCAATCAGAAACACCTTTGAGTAGACCAGAAGTTTGGGGAGGATATATTGTAAGACCGGTATCAATTGAGTTTTGGCAAGGCAGAGAAAACAGACTGCACGACAGATTTTTGTTCGAAAAGAATGATAATACTTGGGTTCATTCTAGGTTAGCTCCATAATTTAGTTTGCCCGACTAACTTTTAAAATCAACTTAAGAAAAAAGTGCATTTAGTCGATTAAATTTGCATTTAAACCGATTTTGTAGTAGTATTGCTCTATATTTAATGAAGTATTTAGTTATTCTTTTTTTTTATAAACCACCATTCCACAATGGTGGTTTTTTCTTATCCCAAAACAACATTTTTCTACAGGCGCTGTGTAATAAATTCATTAAACAAGTTTCAGCATATCTATCTGCTTGAAATTTAATAAGTTATATTTAAAATCATTCTTCTGCTGTTAGGCGTAGTTTTATCAGTCTTTAAAAATTAATAACTAAGGTGAAAATATGCGTTGCAAGACCCGCTATTTTAATGCAAACAAATTGTTAAATTATAGCAAACTAGTGTATTATACACTCGCTGTGAAGTGTCCATTTCAATATAATTTCATAAGTTTAAGCACTAATTAGACTAGAGAGATTTAACACCAGAATTTTTTAAATTTTCTCATAAGAAATAGCATTCCTATATGGCAGATATTAAAAAGTACAAATATATAGATCGCGAAAAAAGCTGGCTTGCCTTTAATGCCAGAGTTTTGCAGGAAGCGGCAGATCCAAGTGTTCCTTTATTAGATAGATTACGGTTTTTAGGTATATTTTCGAATAATTTAGATGAATTTTTCAGAGTTCGATTTGCAGCAATTCGCAGATTGAGTCTTTCTGGAAATTCTTCAGAAAAGGTTTTGGGCGGAATTTCGGCTCAAACGCTTGTAAAGGATATTACAAAAATAGTTATACAACAACAGTCTGAAAGTTTGCGGATCCTTAATATTATCGAAACCCAACTGGCAAAGGAAAATGTTTTCATTATAAATGAAAATGAAGTTTCTAAGGAACAAGAAATCTTTATTAGAGATTATTTTATTCAAAAGGTTAGTCCTGCAATGGTCACAATTATTTTGAATGATTTGGCCGAATTTCCGTTGCTGCTTGATACTTCTGGCTATTTAGCAGTGAAGCTGGTCATGAAGTCACCAAAGAATCCAGAAGACATGTTTCCCGAAATCCGCTATGCCATTATTGAAATACCTAAAACTCTAAATAGATTTGTGGTACTTCCGGCAGATGACGACAAGCAATCGATTATAATGCTCGATGACGTGATCCGATACAATTTGGAAAGTATCTTTAGTATTTTTGATTATGAAAGTGTATCTGCTCACATGATTAAAATTACCAGAGATGCCGAGCTGGATATTGACAGTGATATGAGCAAGAGTATCATTCAGAAAATTGCAACTAGCGTAAGAGATCGAAGAATTGGAGAACCGGTCAGATTTGTTTATGATCAGTCAATTGAAAAAGATACTTTAAATTATTTTCTGACGCACATGCAGATTAATGCGTCTGATAGTATTATTCCTGGAGGCCGTTACCACAATCGTCGTGATTATATGAACTTTCCAAATTTAGGGAGATTTGATTTGCAATACGCCTCAGTTGTTCCGTTGCCGATTGAAGGATTGAAGATGGATGGTAGCATTCTGAGCAGAATTGCAGAAAAAGATTTCTTGATTAACGCGCCCTACCAATCATTTTCATATGTGATAAAATTTTTGAGAGAAGCAGCTTTGGACCCGAAAGTTATTGCAATAAGAATCACTATTTACAGACTAGCGCGGAATTCCCAAATTATTAGTTCTCTAATAAATGCAGCTAAAAACGGTAAAAAAGTTGTAGTGCAAATCGAATTACAAGCACGATTTGACGAAGTTAGTAATATTTACTACGCTGAATTGATGCAAACTGAGGGTATTGAGGTAATTTTTGGAATTAAAGGACTAAAGGTACACAGTAAAATCTGCCTCATTGATCGGGTAGAAGACAGCAAAATCAAGCGATATGGACTAATTTCGACTGGAAATTTTAATGAAAATACCGCCAAGATTTATACCGATGTAACTCTTTTTACGAGTCACCCTAAGATTACCAAAGACATGTCAAAGATCTTTGATTTTTTTGATGTTAATTATCGTGTGCATCGCTACAAGCATTTGATTGTTTCTCCGCATTACACACGTGGTGCATTTTACAGACTTATTGATCGAGAAATAACTCATGCAAAAGCTGGAAGAAAGGCATACATAAAATTAAAGATGAACAGCTTATCTGATTATGGTTTAATAGATAAATTATACGACGCTAGTAGAGCTGGTGTTAAGATTCAATTAATTGTACGGGGGATTTGCTCATTGATTCCGGGTGAAAAGGGGATGAGTGAAAATATTCAAGCCATAAGCTGTGTAGATCGTTTTCTAGAGCATTCTAGAATTTACATTTTTGGCAACAATGATAATCCGGATGTTTTTATTTCTTCGGCCGACTTTATGAGTCGAAATATGGAAGAAAGAGTAGAAGTGACTTGTCCTATTTATGATAAAGATATTAAAGGTGAACTAATTGACACTTTTAATATTGGTTGGAAAGGAAATGTGAAGTCTCGTTATCACTCAGAAAAGCTCGATAATAAATATAAATACAGAGGAAGTAAGCCTGAATTTAGAGCTCAAGAAGAAACCTACAATTACTACCGCGATCGACTTAATGTGATTACGGAGCCTATTTAGTATTTTTGTAGAAAGTCGTGTTAGAGGCACTATTCGCTAGCACTGATAGCAGCATAAATCCCGGAGACGACAAAGCTAGTTTTTTGCTGG comes from the Flavobacterium ardleyense genome and includes:
- a CDS encoding ABC-F family ATP-binding cassette domain-containing protein gives rise to the protein MLSVNNLSVQFGKRILFDEVNTSFVHGNIYGVIGANGAGKSTFLKILAGEMDPTSGQVHLEAGKRMSVLNQNHNMFDDHTVLETVMMGNKELFSVKKEMDDTYLKEDFSDKDGERVGELQVIFEAMNGWNADSDAASMLSNLGITEDYHYTNMGDLDSKLKVRVLLAQALFGNPDVLIMDEPTNDLDFETIAWLEDFLANYENTVIVVSHDRHFLDAVCTHISDIDFSKINHYSGNYTFWYESSQLAAKQRAQQNKKAEEKKQELEEFIRRFSANVAKSKQATSRKKMISKLNISDIKPSSRRYPAIIFDQEREAGDQILNVKDLSASTEGDILFKNVDLNMAKGDKIVLFSKDSRATTAFYQILNNYQEADSGTVDWGITTNQAYLPADNHEYFENDLTLVDWLRQYAKTEEERDEVFIRGFLGKMIFSGEEALKTSRVLSGGEKVRCMLSRMMMERANVLMLDEPTNHLDLESITAFNNSLKNFKGSVIFTTHDHEFAQTVGNRVVELTPNGVIDRYMTFDEYLDDEKVQELRIKMYKTN
- the pyrR gene encoding bifunctional pyr operon transcriptional regulator/uracil phosphoribosyltransferase PyrR — its product is MTHKVLLNSKAIHIILHRLACELIENHLDFSQTILIGIQPRGAFLADRLKYILENEYDIPKIQLGYLDITFFRDDFRRTDKPLEANVTELNFELENKKVVFIDDVLYTGRSIRSALTAIQSFGRPSEIELLVLIDRRFSRHLPIQPDYRGRQVDAFNDEKVKVIWADTQEQQDSVLLVNNKNN
- a CDS encoding aspartate carbamoyltransferase catalytic subunit — translated: MSELTVNHLLGIKYITKDDINLIFETADHFKEVINRPIKKVPSLRDITIANIFFENSTRTKLSFELAQKRLSADVISFSAAQSSVKKGETLIDTVNNILSMKVDMVVMRHSAPGAAVFLSQNVKASIVNAGDGAHEHPTQALLDAFTIRENLGEVAGKKVVIVGDVLHSRVALSNIFALQKLGAEVKVCGPKTLIPKYIESLGVTVEPNLRKALEWCDVANMLRVQNERMDVNYFPSTREYAQQYGVDKALLDSLNKKIIVMHPGPINRGVEITSDVADSQQSVILNQVENGVAVRMAVIYLLASKIKQ
- a CDS encoding ribonuclease Z, which gives rise to MKLTILGCYAATPRTFTNPTSQVLDIANHLFLIDCAEGTQVQLRKNKIKFSRINHIFISHLHGDHVYGLIGLISSFMLLKRQNDLNIYGPKGIKEMITIQLRLSGSWTSYGLFFHELESTQSQIVYEDDKVLVSTIPLQHRIYTNGYRFSEKLGLRKLNIDAAQNYEVDPLYYRNITLGKDVLLDNGTVISNRYLTFEATPPKHYAFCSDTLYTETIIPLIEGVDALYHESTFLNSEERLAEITMHSTAQQAGKIAKLANVKKLILGHYSTRYESITPFLEQAKLEFENVELADDGKSFEF
- the pdxH gene encoding pyridoxamine 5'-phosphate oxidase; translation: MKDLNDYRKSYTKGDLNEKDLSTNPFKLFEKWFLETESQIGNLEVNAMTIATIGKDGFPKSRVVLLKSYSEDGFIFFTNYKSDKGRAIANNPHVCLSFFWGSTERQVIIKGIAEKISQEESTSYFLSRPRGSQIGAIASHQSEKISSRAVLDDAVAEVEQSETPLSRPEVWGGYIVRPVSIEFWQGRENRLHDRFLFEKNDNTWVHSRLAP
- the ppk1 gene encoding polyphosphate kinase 1, which translates into the protein MADIKKYKYIDREKSWLAFNARVLQEAADPSVPLLDRLRFLGIFSNNLDEFFRVRFAAIRRLSLSGNSSEKVLGGISAQTLVKDITKIVIQQQSESLRILNIIETQLAKENVFIINENEVSKEQEIFIRDYFIQKVSPAMVTIILNDLAEFPLLLDTSGYLAVKLVMKSPKNPEDMFPEIRYAIIEIPKTLNRFVVLPADDDKQSIIMLDDVIRYNLESIFSIFDYESVSAHMIKITRDAELDIDSDMSKSIIQKIATSVRDRRIGEPVRFVYDQSIEKDTLNYFLTHMQINASDSIIPGGRYHNRRDYMNFPNLGRFDLQYASVVPLPIEGLKMDGSILSRIAEKDFLINAPYQSFSYVIKFLREAALDPKVIAIRITIYRLARNSQIISSLINAAKNGKKVVVQIELQARFDEVSNIYYAELMQTEGIEVIFGIKGLKVHSKICLIDRVEDSKIKRYGLISTGNFNENTAKIYTDVTLFTSHPKITKDMSKIFDFFDVNYRVHRYKHLIVSPHYTRGAFYRLIDREITHAKAGRKAYIKLKMNSLSDYGLIDKLYDASRAGVKIQLIVRGICSLIPGEKGMSENIQAISCVDRFLEHSRIYIFGNNDNPDVFISSADFMSRNMEERVEVTCPIYDKDIKGELIDTFNIGWKGNVKSRYHSEKLDNKYKYRGSKPEFRAQEETYNYYRDRLNVITEPI